acatgtttggtatctgcgtactcgtactgacctgggggaTCATGTCAGGTCAATTTTATAATATATTGAACGtggtaaataataaaaaacaaaaatacaatagtgggactgcagtttttttttcccaattttgccgcacttggaatttttttttctgttttctagtaGACTATATGGTAAAATTCGTACAACTCGTTccgtaaaaaacaagcccttatacggccatattgacgggaaaaaaaaaaaaaaagttatggctcagagaagaaggggaggaaaaaacaaaagtgcaaaaagggAAAAATCGCCAGGTGGTGATGGGGTTAAATACCTCGTCATGGAGCGATATAACAAGGTAAAATGATAGTCTGGGAAAGTTGGGTGATAAGAGTAATGgaggccatattggttgtcacttgGGTGGCATGCTTAAAGGGACACGCCAGACAAAGCTATACAAACCCTATAGAAAGCTAAAAATGGGCAAGACATTAGTAGATCACAGGAATTACCCTCAAAAATAAAATCTCCACAGGGATCTACGAAGCTGCAAGTTCGGGTTGGTCCTACAGTCTACAGCACTTTCTCCCCCTTCTGCGCATTCTTCCCCAGCAGTTGTGGAGGCCATTGTGCTGGTGATCTGCTGTGACAGGTAGATGCTTAGAAGCTGTGAGAGGTTGAACTACTGCTGCCATGTTACCCGGGCATGATGGCGGGTACAGTAAAGCATTACCAGGGACAGAGCGGGTCATTCACCGGCCCACTCCGCCAACCACTGCTCACACgcagctctctcccgctccgtcgcCTCCTTGCGCGGTCTCTCTGGTGGCTTCTGCACTTCTTTCTTGCTACCTGACTCCACCTGCTTGCTGACGATTTCCGTCATGGCATCACTGAGGCTACGGATGGTGTCTGCGGGCAGCCAACTGGGGTCCAGATCTGGACAGAAAGGGTCGGGTGCTGTGACTTCAATGAGCTCTCGGTCGGTGGGGATTCGGAGGTAGTACGCGTGAAGCATCATTCTGTAGGGGTCCGTGTCGGTCTTAAAGCTATAGGTAAAGTCGCCTACGATGGGGTAACCCAGGGCGCTGCAGTGGACTCTCAGCTGGTGGGTACGGCCTGAAAGTCAAGGAAATGGTAGTTAGAATGGTAATGGCTACCCCACAAAAAAAAGCATGGTCTCAAGGCGTGAATCTACCTGTAGCCAAAGTGGCTGATAAAACAAAGCACCTTGCTCCTGACCATCCAGATGCACAGCATGGCAGCATCAACTAGCTCCTGACCATCCGGCTGCAGAGCGTGGCAGCATCAACTCGCTCCTGACCATCCGGCTCCAGCATCAACTCGCTCCTGAACATCCGGCTGCACAGCGTGGCAGCATCAACTAGCTCCTGACCATCCGGCTGCACAGCGTGGCAGCATCAACTAGCTCCTGACCATCCGGCTGCACAGCGTGGCAGCATCAACTAGCTCCTGACCATCCGGCTGCACAGCGTGGCAGGGTCAACTAGCTCCTGACCATCCGGCTGCACAGCGTGGCAGCATCAACTAGCTCCTGACCATTCGGCTGCACAGCGTGGCAGCATCAACTAGCTCCTGACCATCCGGCTGCACAGCGTGGCAGCATCAACTAGCTCCTGACCATCCGGCTGCACAGCGTGGCAGCATCAACTAGCTCCTGACCATCCGGCTGCACAGCGTGGCAGCATCAACTAGCTCCTGACCATCCGGCTGCACAGCGTGGCAGCATCAACTAGCTCCTGACCATCCGGCTGCACAGCATGGCAGCATCAACTCGCTCCTGACCATCCAGATGCACAGCATGGCAGCATCAACTAGCTCCTGACCATCCGGCTGCACAGCATGGCAGCATCAACTAGCTCCTGACCATCCAGGTGCACAGCATGGCAGCATCAACTAGCTCCTGACCATCCGGCTGCACAGCGTGGCAGTATCAACTAGCTTCTGACCATCCGGCTGCACATCGTGGCAGCATCAACTCGCTCCTGACCATCCAGCTGCACAGCATGGCAGTATAAACTAGCTCCTGACCATCCGGCTGCACAGCATGGCAGCATCAACTAGCTTCTGACCATCCTGATGCACAGCATGGCAGCATCAACTCGCTCCTGACCATCCGGCTGCACAGCGTGGCAGCATCAACTAGCTCCTGACCATCCTGATGCACAGCATGGCAGCATCAACTAGCTCCTAACCATCCAGCTGCACAGCATGGCAGCATCAACTAGCTCCTGACCATCCTGATGCACAGTGTGGCAGCATCAACTAGCTCCTGACTATCCGGCTGCACAGCATGGCAGGATCAACTAGCTCCTGACCATCCAGCTGCCCATTGTGGCAGCATCAACTAGCTCCTGACCATCCGGCTGCACAGCATGGCAGCGTCAACTAGCTCCTGACCATCCAGCTGCACAGCATGGCAGCATCAACTCGCTCCTGACCATCCGGCTGCACAGCGTGGCAGCATCAACTCGCTCCTGACCATCGGGCTGCACAGCGTGGCAGCATCAACTAGCTCCTGACCATCCGGCTGCACAGCATGGAAGCATCAACTCGCTCCTGAAGATCCGGCTGCACAGCGTGGCAGCATCAACTAGCTCCTGACCATCCGGCTGCAGAGCGTGGCAGCATCAACTCGCTCCTGACCATCCGGCTCCAGCATCAACTCGCTCCTGAACATCCGGCTGCACAGCGTGGCAGCATCAACTAGCTCCTGACCATCCGGCTGCACAGCGTGGCAGCATCAACTAGCTCCTGACCATCCGGCTGCACAGCATGGCAGCATCAACTAGCTCCTGACCATCCGGCTGCACAGCGTGGCAGCATCAACTAGCTCCTGACCATCCGGCTGCACAGCGTGGCAGCATCAACTAGCTCCTGACCATTCGGCTGCACAGCGTGGCAGCATCAACTAGCTCCTGACCATCCGGCTGCACAGCGTGGCAGCATCAACTAGCTCCTGACCATCCGGCTGCACAGCGTGGCAGCATCAACTAGCTCCTGACCATCCGGCTGCACAGCGTGGCAGCATCAACTAGCTCCTGACCATCCGGCTGCACAGCGTGGCAGCATCAACTAGCTCCTGACCATCCGGCTGCACAGCATGGCAGCATCAACTCGCTCCTGACCATCCAGATGCACAGCATGGCAGCATCAACTAGCTCCTGACCATCCGGCTGCACAGCATGGAAGCATCAACTAGCTCCTGACCATCCAGGTGCACAGCATGGCAGCATCAACTAGCTCCTGACCATCCGGCTGCACAGCATGGCAGTATCAACTAGCTTCTGACCATCCGGCTGCACATCGTGGCAGCATCAACTCGCTCCTGACCATCCAGCTGCACAGCATGGCAGTATAAACTAGCTCCTGACCATCCGGCTGCACAGCATGGCAGCATCAACTAGCTTCTGACCATCCTGATGCACAGCATGGCAGCATCAACTCGCTCCTGACCATCCGGCTGCACAGCGTGGCAGCATCAACTAGCTCCTGACCATCCTGATGCACAGCATGGCAGCATCAACTAGCTCCTAACCATCCAGCTGCACAGCATGGAAGCATCAACTAGCTCCTGACCATCCTGATGCACAGTGTGGCAGCATCAACTAGCTCCTGACTATCCGGCTGCACAGCATGGCAGGATCAACTAGCTCCTGACCATCCAGCTGCCCATTGTGGCAGCATCAACTAGCTCCTGACCATCCGGCTGCACAGCATGGCAGCGTCAACTAGCTCCTGACCATCCAGCTGCACAGCATGGCAGCATCAACTCGCTCCTGACCATCCGGCTGCACAGCGTGGCAGCATCAACTCGCTCCTGACCATCGGGCTGCACAGCGTGGCAGCATCAACTAGCTCCTGACCATCCGGCTGCACAGCATGGAAGCATCAACTCGCTCCTGACCATCCGGCTGCACAGCGTGGCAGCATCAACTAGCTCCTGACCATCCAGCTGCACAGCGTGGCAGCATCAACTCGCTCCTGACCATCGGGCTGCACAGCGTGGCAGCATCAACTCGCTCCTGACCATCCGGCTGCACAGCGTGGCTGCATCAACTCGCTCCTGACCATCCGGCTGCACAGCATAGAAGCATCAACTTGCTCCTGACCATCCGGCTGCACAGCATGGAAGCATCAACTCGCTCCTGACCATCCGGCTGCACAGCATGGAAGCATCAACTCGCTCCTGACCAACCACCTGCACAGCATGGCAGCATCAACTCGCTCCTGACCAACCAGCTGCACAGCATGGCAGCATCAACTCGCTCCTGACCATCCGGCTGCACAGCGTGGCAGCATCAACTAGCTCCTGACCATCCGGCTGCACAGCGTGGCAGCATCAACTAGCTCCTGACCATCCAGCTGCACAGCATGGCAGCATCAACTCGCTCCTGACCATCCGGCTGCACAGCATGACAGCATCAACTAGCTCCTAACCATCCTGCTGCACAGCGTGGCAGCATCAACTAGCTCCTGACCATCCTGATGCACAGTGTGGCAGCATCAACTAGCTCCTGATTATCCGGCTGCACAGCATGGCAGCATCAACTAGCTCCTGACCATCCAGCTGCCCATTGTGGCAACATCAACTAGCTCCTGACCATCCGGCTGCACAGCATGGCAGCGTCAACTAGCTTCTGACCATCCAGCTGCACAGCATAGCAACGTCAACTCACTCCTGACCATCCGGCTGCATAGCGTGGCAGCATCAACTCGCTCCTGACCATCCAGCTGCACAGCATGGCAGCATCAACTAGCTCCTGACCATCCAGCTGCACAGCGTGGCAGCATCAACTAGCTCCTGACCATCCAGCTGCACAGCGTGGCTGCATCAACTAGCTCCTGACCATCCGGCTGCACAGCATGGAAGCATCAACTCACTCCTGACCATCCGGCTGCACAGCATGGAAGCATCAATTCACTCCTGACCATCCGGCTGCACAGCATGGAAGCATCAACTCGCTCCTGACCATCCGGCTGCACAGCATGGAAGCATCAACTCACTCCTGACCAACCAGCTGCACAGCATGGCAGCATCAACTCGCTCCTGACCATCCGGCTGCACATCGTGGCAGCATCAACTCGCTCCTGACCAACCAGCTGCACAGCATGGAAGCATCAACTAGCTCCTGACCATCCGGCTGCACAGCATGGCAGCATCAACTAGCTCAACTAGCTCCTGACCATCCGGCTGCACAGCATGGCAGCATCAACTTGCACATGACAATCTGGCTGCACAGAATGGCAGCATCAACTCGCTCCTGACCATCTGGCACAAGCATGGCCGCATCAACTTGAACAGAGCAGTGCTGTAGAGCCTTATTCTCATGACTGGTGTTGGTCAGGTCTCCAGCAATCATTAAAGGGGTTTATCCAGAGCCACTGACATTAAAGGGTCCTGTGCAGTCTCCACGTGGTTATTATTGTCATGTGATGTGACGTCACTGGGTTTAGTGGCTCTGAGCGTCTCCTGCAGACACCCGGAGTAAAGCTGcttagctcactgattggctgcagcgctgttaatATGACACCGGCTGTGCACTCAGTTCCAGACCTGGAAACAGCGAGTAAAGTATAGTGGTGTTTCCATGCACACTCGCCGAGACGCTTGCATGCTCAGCACTGGAAGCGAGTGGCATCGTAATAACATTTGCGCCGGAAGCAAGTGGCTCTGATTTGTgctgaaaaacccctttaaattaaGGAGCGTTTTAGCAATTCCAAtacgggaaaacccctttaaagacccctTTGCTACCCACCTGTCAGAGGCTGTAATAAGACTTTAGTCACCGGGTCTCCTTTGTATAGTCCACGCTGTAGCACGAGGAGGTCCGTCTGACAAGGTTTGGAATTCTTGCACCCTGGGGAAGACAGGACAATTCACTAACTGGCTATAAAtaggtggacagcccctttaaggaatcccattttaatgatgtcattaaGGTTATATTGCGCACTAACGTGATAACAGCAGAATAAACCCGATGTATTCTCTTCAACCAACTTTACTGACAAAGTCACGGACAATCAGTACTCACCCTCCGTCCCCTCTACGCACATCATGTGTGTGAGTCCGTCCTGCGTGTTCTTGCCTATGGCCAGGGTGATGGTCATGCGACTTTCTGCTACGAAGCCCCTGACCTGAACAGAAGAGGCGGCGTGAGCCGGTGTGAATACATACGCAATGGAAAAGGATGCGAGGAGAGTTCATCCTCACCAGGGCCAGGTACGCCTTGGTGACCGTCCGCTCTTTGAAGCACTTGTACGCCCGCCCCGCGGCTTCCTTGTTGAGGGCGACACATAGGGCTCCGCTGGTCGAAAAGTCGAGCTGATGGCAGAACCTGCGAGACCATGAGATACGATAAACCTATACGGACCCAATAATGAGGCGGACTCTCTGGACTAGAACTCACCTGAACCCGTAGTAGGTGTCGGGGTCGGCGAGCTCGGGGAAGCAGTGCTTGAGCTGTCGCTGCACCGTCAGCTTCTCGTACCACATCTTACTGTCTATGCGGATGTCCCAGTGCTTGTTCACCACCAGGAAGTCGGAGCTCTGGTGCAGGAGGGACAACGTCTCTATACTGCCCGGCTCCATGGACACGAAGGGACCCGCTGGGGGGATAGCAACACAAgacaggaggggatgagaaataccTTCAGAGAGTGCACACGTTATATATACAGCTACGGCCAGAAGTCTGGACACTTGTTCACACAATGGTTCTCCTTGTTCTTTTTGCATTGTGCACATTgtaaattcagactgaaggcagcaaaatcaCACAAGGAACAAAAATGTAAAAGAAACACATGCGAACCATGCTTTGCACACCATTGGCGTTCTCTCCGGCAGCTTCATCAGGTCGTCACCTAGAATGGCTTCCGACAGTCTTCTTGGGGTCCCCAGAAGTGCATGAGGTTGCGCCTCCACCTTGCATCCaaactcatcccaaaccatctcagtAGGGTTGAGGATGGATCATtttggaggccatgtcatctgacgCAGGATCCATCCCTCTTCTTCTTCTTGGTCACATTGTACTTACATATCCCGGGAGTGTTTTGGTCATTGTTCTGTAAGAACACAAGTGATGATCCCACTAAGCAAAAACCAGACAACATGGCGGTCGGTTGAGGTAATGTCTGTGCGTCATTTATAAGGGCTGTTATCTGAAGGCCTTCACATTTTcgttttctgaggctggtaactctgacgtacttatcctctgcagcagaggtaatgcttggtcttccattcctgggcGAGTCTTCAGAACAGCCAGTTTCATCAAAGAGACTGATGATTTTCATGACTTCGATGTTTTAGCAATTTTCTGGATTGACTGATCTTCATCATGTCTTATAATGATTGACTGTTGTTTCTCTTTACTTAGTTGAGTGGATTTTGCCATATTCTCACTTAGAACAGTTGTGGAATAAGGCTCAGCACTGTATGGAGCCGTGTACCAACACTACACCTGCCAAACTCAACAGTCGCCGCTTCCCCAAATAAGCTCTGGATGAGGCATAAAGGTTATTTGGAAGTCAATCCAGGGGACCACATGATGAAGCTGCTCGGTGTGTTTCAcatgtttctttactccttgtctCTTGCTGATTTTGCTGCCTTCAGCcttaatctacaatgtgcacattccaataagaacaaggaatATACAGGCGGATATTACATACACAGCACACATGTATATAATATACACCACCTACATTATACACATTGcatacactgtacatatatacacacattacacatatagaaGCACACACACATTACGCAGtattacatacacatatcacatacaCCACTCAGTATTACCCACACATTACATACACACAGTATTACACAGTATCAGACACATTAGTGTTACACACACATTACACAGTATcatacacacagtacatcacacacattattatacacacagtacattacacacatagtactatatacacacagtacattacaccgtgttacacacacatagtactatatacacagtacattacaccgtgttacacacacatagtactatatacacacagtacattacaccgtgttacacacacatagtactatatacacacagtacatcacacacatagtactatatacacatagtacatcacacacatagtactatatacacacagtacattacaccgtgttacacacacatagtactatatacacacagtacatcacacacatagtactatatacacatagtacatcacacacatagtactatatacacacagtacattacaccgtgttacacacacatagtactatatacacacagtacatcacacacattattatacacacagtacatcacacacatagtactatatacacacagtacattacaccgtgttacacacacatagtactatatacacacagtacatcacacacattatacacacagtacatcacacacatagtactatatacacacagtacattacacacatagtagtatatacacacacatagtactatatacacacagtacattacaccgtgttacacacacatagtactatatacacacagtacattacaccgcgttacacacacatagtactatatacacacagtacatcacacacatagtactatatacacacagtacatcacacacatagtactatatacacacagtacattacaccgtgttacacacacatagtactatatacacacagtacatcacacacattattatacacacagtacatcacacacatagtactatatacacacagtacattacacacatagtagtatatacacacacatagtactatatacacacagtacattacaccgtgttacacacacatagtactatatacacacagtacattacaccgtgttacacacacagtacatcacacacattattatacacacagtacatcacacacattattatacacacagtacatcacacacatagtactatatacacacagtacattacacatatagtactatatacacacagtacattacaccgtgttacacacacatagtactatatacacacagtacatcacacacatagtactatatacacacagtacatcacacacattattatacacacagtacatcacacacatagtactatatacacacagtacattacacacatagtactatatacacacagtacatcacacacatagtactatatacacacagtacattacaccgtgttacacacacatagtactatatacacacagtacatcacacacattatacatacagtacatcacacacatagtactatatacacacagtacattacaccgtgttacacacacagtacatcacacacattattatacacacagtacatcacacacattattatacacacagtacatcacacacattattatacacacagtacatcacacacattattatacacacagtacatcacacacatagtactatatacacacagtacattacacacattattatacacacagtacatcacacacatagtactatatacacacagtacatcacacacattattatacacacagtacatcacacacatagtactatatacacacagtacattacacatatagtactatatacacacagtacattacaccgtgttacacacacatagtactatatacacacagtacattacacacatagtagtatatacacacacatagtactatatacacacagtacattacaccgtgttacacacacagtacatcacacacattattatacacacagtacatcacacacattattatacacacagtacatcacacacatagtactatatacacacagtacattacacacatagtactatatacacacagtacattacaccgtgttacacacacatagtactatatacacacagtacatcacacacatagtactatatacacacagtacatcacacacatagtactatatacacacagtacattacacatatagtactatatacacacagtacattacaccgtgttacacacacatagtactatatacacacagtacatcacacacatagtactatatacacacagtacatcacacacattattatacacacagtacatcacacacatagtactatatacacacagtacattacacacatagtactatatacacacagtacatcacacacatagtactatatacacacagtacattacaccgtgttacacacacatagtactatatacacacagtacattacaccgtgttacacacacatagtactatatacacacagtacatcacacacattatacatacagtacatcacacacatagtactatatacacacagtacattacacacatagtagtatatacacacacatagtactatatacacacagtacattacaccgtgttacacacacatagtactatatacacacagtacattacaccgtgttacacacacagtacatcacacacattattatacacacagtacatcacacacattattatacacacagtacatcacacacatagtactatatacacacagtacattacaccgtgttacacacacatagtactatatacacacagtacatcacacacattattatacacacagtacattacaccgtgttacacacacatagtactatatacacacagtacattacacacatagtactatatacacacagtacatcacacacattacacagtatcacacacacagtacatcacacacatagtactatatacacacagtacattacacacatagtactatatacacacagtacattacacacatagtactatacacacagtacattacaccgtgttacacacacatagtactatatacacacagtacattacacacattattatacacacagtacatcacacacatagtactatatacacacagtacatcacacacatagtactatatacacacagtacattacaccgtgttacacacacatagtactatatacacacagtacatcacacacattattatacacacagtacatcacacacatagtactatatacacacagtacattacacacatagtagtatatacacacacatagtactatatacacacagtacattacaccgtgttacacacacatagtactatatacacacagtacattacaccgtgttacacacacagtacatcacacacattattatacacacagtacatcacacacatta
The nucleotide sequence above comes from Ranitomeya imitator isolate aRanImi1 chromosome 7, aRanImi1.pri, whole genome shotgun sequence. Encoded proteins:
- the RPUSD1 gene encoding RNA pseudouridylate synthase domain-containing protein 1: MEPGSIETLSLLHQSSDFLVVNKHWDIRIDSKMWYEKLTVQRQLKHCFPELADPDTYYGFRFCHQLDFSTSGALCVALNKEAAGRAYKCFKERTVTKAYLALVRGFVAESRMTITLAIGKNTQDGLTHMMCVEGTEGCKNSKPCQTDLLVLQRGLYKGDPVTKVLLQPLTGRTHQLRVHCSALGYPIVGDFTYSFKTDTDPYRMMLHAYYLRIPTDRELIEVTAPDPFCPDLDPSWLPADTIRSLSDAMTEIVSKQVESGSKKEVQKPPERPRKEATERERAACEQWLAEWAGE